GCGCCATCGCCGCCGCGGCCGGGCGCGGAGCTGAGGAATTTCCGCCATGAAACCCCGTACTAGTCTGGTGCTGTTGTTGCTCGGGGCGCTCGCGCTCGCGGCCGGCTTTTATATCCAGACCGCGCGCGAGAGCCGCGAGTTCAGCAACGCGCCATCGTCGCAGCTCGCATTCCCCGATCTTGCGAGCCACATCGCAACTGTCGCCCGGATCACCATTGCCGACCACGCCAAGACCTTGGTCTTGACGCGCGCCGGCGATCGCTGGCTGCTCCCCGAACATGGCGATTTTCCCGCCATTGCGGCGCGCCCGCACGCGTTGCTCGCCGCCCTCACCGAGTTGCGGCTGGTGGAGCCGCGCACCAGCAATCCGTCGGATTTCGCTCGCCTCGGCCTCACCGCGCCAGACGACCCGAAATCGGACGCGAAGCTGGTTCGCCTGTTCGATGACAAAGGCCACGTGCTCGCCGCCTTGCTCATCGGCCATACCCGCCCCAGCCCCGAGCCCGGTGGCACCGATCAGGTATTCGTCCGCCGCGAGGGGCAAAACCAGACTTGGCTTGCCGCCGGCACGATCGACGCCGATCCCGATTTCGCCGGCTGGATGGCGCGCGACATCGTCAATATCGGCCATGACCAGGTGACCGGCATCACCATCGATCGCCTGCCCAACGATCATCTCGTGCTCACGCGGCAAGGCGACAAGCTGGTCGTGACGGTGCCGGCCGAACATCCCGTGCTCGATCAGTTCAAGATCGACGGCATGGCGCGCGGACTGGAGTTTTTGAGCTTCACCGATGCCCGCAAGGCGGACGCAGCGCCGGGACAAAAGCTCGGCCATGTCACCTTCACCACCGCGGACGGACTGACGCTCGCAGCCGACGTGAGCGAGGACGGCAACACCACCTGGGCCGTACTCACCGCCGCCGGGAAAGACAAGGCGGCGGCCCAGGCGGCTGACCTCAACCAGAAATTCAGCCTCTTCGCGCTCGCGATTCCGAGCTGGCAGGGAAAAACCCTATTGCCGACGCTCGATAGCCTGAAGCCACCGGAAAAACCCGCGGCGCCGCCGGTTTCGGTTGCGCCCGAGGCACCGGGGTCGCCCGCCACGCCGCCAAATACGGGAAAATGAACGACGCCCGCGCCTATCCCGCCCGCACCTATCCCGATCGGCCGGTGGTTGGGATCGGGGTCGCGGTGTTGCGGCCGGGCGCGGTGCTGCTGGTCCGCCGCGGGACGCCGCCGGCACTTGGCCAATGGAGCCTTCCCGGCGGCGCGCAGCATCTCGGCGAGACCGCCGAAGAGGCGGCACGGCGCGAATTATACGAGGAAACCGGGCTTGCGGTCGGCGCTCTCGTGCTCGCCGGCCACGTTGACAGCCTTCATCGCGACGATGATGGCCGCATCCGCTATCACTACACCATCCTTGATTTCGCGGCGCTCTGGCAGGGTGACATGCCGCGCGCCGGCTCGGACGTTACCGACGTCGCCTGGGTGGGGTTCGACGACTTCGACCGCTATGCGCTGTGGGCGGAGGCGCGGCGGATCATCGCGGTGGCGCGGGCGCGGCTTGGGCTCGCGGCCGACGGGGCGATGAGATAGCCGAGGCCGCCGGTCGCAACACGACATTCGAGAAGCCCGGGGCCGAGGCGCGGCAGCTGCCCGGCGCCGTCGCTCCAGCGCCAGTACGTCTCCCGGGCACTGGTTTCGGGGTCGTACCAGCCGTGGCTGAGATCGCCGAGCGGGATTTCGATCGCCCGCTTGCCCTCGCGAAAGACCAGGCGCCGGACGGCAACGCCGAGCGGGCGATGGTCGGCGCAATCGGGCAGGATCTCGCCAGGGATGGCGATCGCCGAGGTGAGCGCCAGCGTCCCGGCGCGCCGGGTCTCGGGGATCGGGAAGGCATAGGTTGAAAAGCCACCGGCACGGGTGACGGAGGCCGCCTCGATCCTGCGTGCGCCGAGGCGGAGATGGAGATCGGGATCGGCGCTCTCGATCGCGCCGAACACCGCAAGGCGGGCACGCAATTGCCGCCGCGCCGCCAGCCACTCGCGCCCGTCCCAGACCAGGGGCGCGCAGGTCTCGTGCCAGGCTTTGGGCGGCCGCGGCGAGAAATCGGGGTGCAGCACCATCCCCTCCCCCGCGAAATCACGCCGGTTGCCGGTGTCGAGATAGCTCTCGCTCGGGCAATTCTCCGAAAACAGCACGGCGTGTTCGTCAAGCTCGACATGGAAATACTCGACCAAAGCGACCGGCTCGCGCACCACGCTGACGCCGTTCAAGAGATGCTCGGCCGGGATCAGGGCGCCTTGGAGA
This portion of the Acidibrevibacterium fodinaquatile genome encodes:
- a CDS encoding DUF4340 domain-containing protein, producing MKPRTSLVLLLLGALALAAGFYIQTARESREFSNAPSSQLAFPDLASHIATVARITIADHAKTLVLTRAGDRWLLPEHGDFPAIAARPHALLAALTELRLVEPRTSNPSDFARLGLTAPDDPKSDAKLVRLFDDKGHVLAALLIGHTRPSPEPGGTDQVFVRREGQNQTWLAAGTIDADPDFAGWMARDIVNIGHDQVTGITIDRLPNDHLVLTRQGDKLVVTVPAEHPVLDQFKIDGMARGLEFLSFTDARKADAAPGQKLGHVTFTTADGLTLAADVSEDGNTTWAVLTAAGKDKAAAQAADLNQKFSLFALAIPSWQGKTLLPTLDSLKPPEKPAAPPVSVAPEAPGSPATPPNTGK
- a CDS encoding NUDIX hydrolase, which gives rise to MNDARAYPARTYPDRPVVGIGVAVLRPGAVLLVRRGTPPALGQWSLPGGAQHLGETAEEAARRELYEETGLAVGALVLAGHVDSLHRDDDGRIRYHYTILDFAALWQGDMPRAGSDVTDVAWVGFDDFDRYALWAEARRIIAVARARLGLAADGAMR